Sequence from the Bacillus sp. es.036 genome:
TTTCAATTTCAATCTCACTACCTTGAATTTGATAACTTCCTGTTACATTGAACTTTAAAACCGTCGTATCTTTCACATAGTTTACTAGTTTAACGGTAACTGTTTCTCCCGCTGCCTGCACACCATGCATCGACAAAGAAAATGCTAAAATGCCAACCAAAAGTGACGTCAAAAGTTTCAAATCTTTTCCCCCTAAGATTTTTTAAGAAAATATTAGTACTATTCTCCCTTTTTAACACTTTAGCATAATTTTTACATTAAAATAGTCACTCTATGACGAATCTTACAAAAATAACATAGAATACCTATAATTAGTGTCGAAAATATAGGTAATTCTTACTACAAAACCGTATATTTTTACTCACGAAAAAAGCCCTCACTAGACGAGAGCTTTTCGTAAACGGCATAAATACCATAATTTCATGAGGAAAATACTATGTAGGCACCCCGTTATATCAACGAATACGTCTGTTAAAAGCGCAGTACGATTTGGAATAAATGCTTGAATAAATTCATCTGTCACAGCGATAGTCGTAACGACTAGAAGGACAAGGATCAGTCTATAAATGGAGTCTCTCGCTTTAAATAAGTGAAACAAGCAAATTGCGATAAAACTATAAACAAAAAAATGACCAATTTTTCGTATCACAAAATGGGCAAGGCCACTTTCACCATTGTTTAATAAACTCACTGTTAACGGACCATACTGAAGTTCTCTTGTTTGAATAACTTGTGCAATTCCCTTAACAATATATGGCGCAGGCTCTTGTCCGAGTAATGTAAGCGAGGATATACACGAAAGAACAAATCCGATACCGAACCAGCACTGGATACTGACAATCATAATTGTACGAGAGAAAGTCATATCCTCCGCCTCCTTTTCAAGCACGTTACAGTATCGCCTGAATTGAAGTCGCTTATACGGCTGCTTCTACCATTTTCTTCAACTCCATGGCTCTTTTCTCTAGTAAATTTTTCATATAATTTTTAAGAAAAAGTACGTTAGCGATGTTACCCAAAATACCGAGAGGCGCTTTATATACAAATTGATCAACCATTAACGTTACACCATTCAGATCTTCAAATCGATGGGTATGAACAAACGATTTAAATGCACCATTTGTCATTTCGTCAATAAACCAGTGGGGTTCATTCATCCCTGTAATTTTAGCTGTTAACCGTTGCTTCATTCCAAAATGAGTGGCTTCCCATGTAACGGTATCCCCTGCCTGCATCAAGCCTTCAGTTACTCCATCAATCGCTTTTTCGTTTGTTTGTTCTGTACTTTTCATATGAGCATCGACATTTCTAGCATAATCAAAACACGTTTGAATAGGGGCATCAATAAGCGTTTCTAAATAGATTACAGGCATCGCGAGCTTCTCCCTCCAACTTTAAACCTAAGTAACAACCTAAATTATTGAAAAAAAGTAGGTCATAACGATTATTTCTTATAAATCGACAAATTATCCTAAAATCGTTAGACCTTTGAGCCGATAACTTAATTAAACAGTTCTATGACATAGTCTACTTTATTTACCTAATATTTTGTAGAGATAATAGATCGGGCTCATATGAATCGGAAATGGAAAGCACCTGAAGAAATTCTCTATCAAAAAAAGCGCAAGGAAAAGATGCTTTTCCTTGCCCTTCCTCTGATAACGATTTTATTAGGAATAAGCATTGCTGTTCTAACAAAGAGATAATATTAATCAGCTTTCCTTTTTTCGTGATCGTTTAGGAGCTTCAGGATTTGGGATACTCTCTTTAGGAGTTTGATTATTCGTTAACGCAGCGTTCGATTGTGCTTTGCGCTTTTTCATTTAGACCAACCTCCCTTCCACCTCTAGTCTTGTCTATCTTGATTTTTTAATGCGTAAATGGGTAAAAAAGCAGATCGTATTTACTGTAAAACGATTATTATTTTAATCCAGACGGTTCCATCCGACATTGGGAAACCTGCTTCACAAAATCTTAATAAAGGAAAGCAGTTTATCAGTATTTTCCCAATATACACGATAAACAGAATAGGTTATACTTAGAATTGAAGTCATTTTTCGACAATTTTTACTTTTTCATGACATCGTTTACTTTATGACTACTTATAAATGTTCGAATCGTACGAGAATGGCAAAATCATTGAAAAGTGATGACGCAAAGCTATAGGGACTTCACGGACTGTTTATCCGACAGTCAGCCAGCTGCCGAATACGGCCTCCGCTGCGATTTCAGCAAGAACCCAGGGGGAGATTTAATTATGAAAGAATCATGGCTAACGCCTGAAGAAATCCAATATCGTAGACAGCGTAAGGAGAAGATGATTTATCTTTTGCTACCTGTGTCTGCTATCGTCATTGGAGCGGCTATTGCTTTTCTCACGCAAATGACTTACTAATCTCGAAAGAAGAGAGCGATTGTTCTCTTCTTTTTATTATGAAAAAAAGATAACCCCTTCAGGTTATCTACTTCGTGTGTTCTTATTGGTGTTTGGTTTATGTAACCTTTTTACACCCATGACCAGAAGGCGAATGGCTAAATAGACGAGGAACAAAACGACAAATCCCTGCAATCCTACTACTGCATCGGCAAATTCCATATTTCCTCTGCCAGTGATTTTCTGCTGAATCTCAATGGCAAAGACGATCACGAGCAATACCGTTATTGTATAAATGAATGAAATGGCTGTGATGCTCCATTTTGAAAGCAATCGAAATAAAAATTGGACAACGACAAATCCTCCCATTCCCATTAAACCGATGACCCAGAAATGGAGATCCTTATCAGTGACCGAAAAACCCATCCCGTTCATTATACCAATGACAATGTCATGTAGCTCATTAACAATCGCCACAATCAACTTAATAAATTCTCCCATATCACACAATCCTTTTCGAGCAACTTTAATCTAGTCATATCAAGGACCAGTGATTCGCCTCTGTTTAGTTAAATACCATTTTAAAATAAAAATTATTTCTTTATTGTTTCTGCACTATAAAGATAATCCTCATTATTTGCAAGGATTTTTGTAAGATCTTTTCCGCAATAAGGACAAATCCACTCTCCTTGATAATTACTACTATACGAAGGCTTTTGACATTTGTCACACGTTTTCTCTACCATCTTATCACTCCATTCATTCGCACTTTGAAAAATGCTAGTTGTTATCCTACTAAGCATACCAACAAACATATTTTACCAAAGTAAATGATTTTTTCAAGTATTAATATTCTGAACTCGAGACATTTAACTGTGGACATACAAAAAAATAATGAGATAAGCAGCATAAGCTGTTAACCTCATTATTTAATAGAAAAAGACATTTTTCGTTGATTCATTGTAGGACGGCCGATTGACACATAGTGAATGGGATATTTCTCTACTTCATCTAACGAATAACAATTTCGACCATCAACAATAATGGGAGAAGCCATCCACTTCACATAGTTACTTAAGTCGAGTGTCTTGATTTCATTCCATTCGGTTAAAATCAGCGCCACGTCTGCTTCTTCTAACGCGTCGATTAACGAAGCTTTATAGAGGACATCTTCTGGTAAATGTTTTTTTGCATTCGCCATGGCAATCGGATCATAAGCAACGATTTCAGCACCGTGCTTCTTTAAAGCATGCGCAATCGGAATAGACGCTGCTTCCCGCATGTCGTCAGTGTTAGGTTTAAAAGCGAGACCTAGTAGGGCTACTTTTTTCCCTTGTAGTTCTCCCACTGCCTCAAGTGTTTTTTCAATTAATTTCTTTTGCTGAGTATGGTTCACCTCAATCACTGACTTAAGCAATTTAAAGTTGTGCTGATTGTTGCCAGCTAATTGCACGAGCGCATTCGTATCTTTTGGAAAACAGGAGCCACCATAGCCAATTCCCGCTTTAAGAAACTGCTCACCAATTCGACGATCTTTTCCCATGCCAAGCGCAACATCTTCAACGTTTGCCCCCACCTTTTCACAAATTGCAGAGATTTCATTAATAAAGCTAATCTTTGTAGCAAGAAACGCATTGGACGCATACTTAATCATTTCCGCACTATTGAGATCGGTGTGATAAATTGGAAGTTCAAATGGTTCGTTGATTCGTTCTAGGACACTAGCTGCTTCCTGATTATCTGCTCCAATGACAATGCGATCCCCATGAAACGTATCGGAAACAGCTGAACCTTCCCGAAGAAATTCAGGATTAGAGACGATGTCTACTCTTCTTTCGTTCATTGACATCTCGTCAATTAATGCTTTAATACGGGCATTTGTTCCAACAGGGACCGTACTTTTTGTGACGACAATAATATCATTTTGGAATGAAGTTGCAATATCGTAGGCAGCCTTTTCAATGTATTGTAAATCAGCTGTTCCATCAGGAAGCTGGGGAGTTCCTACAGCAATGTAGATCACTTCCACTCCGTCAAAACCCTCCTGATGAGAAGTCGTGAATTGGAGCCGACCCTTTCGCAAATTCCTTCTCATCATATTTTCTAAGTAGGGTTCGTAGATTGGTGAATGACCATCTGCCATCATCTCTACTTTCTTATGGTCCATATCAATGCACGTTACACGATGTCCTATTTCAGCAAGACTAACGCCTGTGACTAAACCGACATAGCCAGCACCAATTACAGCGATTTTCATCACAAATCTCCTTTTCATTATGATTTCCTTTTTAGTATAAGTGCGCATGAATCATTTCAGGCCACATTCACTTGATCAACACAAAAAGTTAACATTTTTTCTATAAACCACTCCCTATTATGCATGATTTTCGGTATGATAGGGATTAAATTGCTTAAGAAAGAAAGTGGAAAATAGATGAAATTCATAACAAAGAGGAAGTTTTCTTTTTTGGCCATTGCGATGATGGTTATTCTTTTCATATCGTCCCATACCCCTTATCAAAAGCAAGATATGAAACCCTTTTTCAAGGGAATGGTCTCGATTCAAGAGGAGGACTTGCCTCCGATTGCATTCACTTATGATGGGGCGCTTGTTACACCGTCAGCGCCTTATGAATACGTCGAGTTTTTTCTTAGAAAAGGTGCTCATGTCGCCTCGTTCGGTCTGCTCGCATTTTTATGTATCATGGCATTAAAAGAGCAGAATAAAAAAGCACCGATTTTCCTTGGCTCAATCCTGGCCTTTCTTTATGCGCTGTTTG
This genomic interval carries:
- a CDS encoding VanZ family protein, with the translated sequence MTFSRTIMIVSIQCWFGIGFVLSCISSLTLLGQEPAPYIVKGIAQVIQTRELQYGPLTVSLLNNGESGLAHFVIRKIGHFFVYSFIAICLFHLFKARDSIYRLILVLLVVTTIAVTDEFIQAFIPNRTALLTDVFVDITGCLHSIFLMKLWYLCRLRKALV
- a CDS encoding SRPBCC family protein, whose protein sequence is MPVIYLETLIDAPIQTCFDYARNVDAHMKSTEQTNEKAIDGVTEGLMQAGDTVTWEATHFGMKQRLTAKITGMNEPHWFIDEMTNGAFKSFVHTHRFEDLNGVTLMVDQFVYKAPLGILGNIANVLFLKNYMKNLLEKRAMELKKMVEAAV
- a CDS encoding UDP-glucose dehydrogenase family protein — translated: MKIAVIGAGYVGLVTGVSLAEIGHRVTCIDMDHKKVEMMADGHSPIYEPYLENMMRRNLRKGRLQFTTSHQEGFDGVEVIYIAVGTPQLPDGTADLQYIEKAAYDIATSFQNDIIVVTKSTVPVGTNARIKALIDEMSMNERRVDIVSNPEFLREGSAVSDTFHGDRIVIGADNQEAASVLERINEPFELPIYHTDLNSAEMIKYASNAFLATKISFINEISAICEKVGANVEDVALGMGKDRRIGEQFLKAGIGYGGSCFPKDTNALVQLAGNNQHNFKLLKSVIEVNHTQQKKLIEKTLEAVGELQGKKVALLGLAFKPNTDDMREAASIPIAHALKKHGAEIVAYDPIAMANAKKHLPEDVLYKASLIDALEEADVALILTEWNEIKTLDLSNYVKWMASPIIVDGRNCYSLDEVEKYPIHYVSIGRPTMNQRKMSFSIK
- a CDS encoding VanZ family protein: MAIAMMVILFISSHTPYQKQDMKPFFKGMVSIQEEDLPPIAFTYDGALVTPSAPYEYVEFFLRKGAHVASFGLLAFLCIMALKEQNKKAPIFLGSILAFLYALFDEFHQSLVEGRTGHLIDVFVPDLLGIMLTLMLFLIFSQKKKHVQKPRQ